The Nicotiana tomentosiformis chromosome 2, ASM39032v3, whole genome shotgun sequence genome includes the window GACGGTTGCTCCCGATGTGGCTGCCACCGAGTCCGCAGCCGCCGAACCGGCTCCCGAGCCCCATTTGAAAGCATTTATTCCCGAGGGTTGTTCTATTGCAGATGACTTCAAGGTTGAAAACCCCTTGTCCAAGCAGGACCAGGGTGAGGGAGCACCAAGGTACATATGCTTCGTGACCGAAGACGTCCTTCCCGTGGTCCGTGAGGACTGTAACTGGGAAGGTAAGAACGTGGTAGTCCCCGGGCCTGAGGATTCCATTACTATACACGTGGAGGGTTAATTAAGTGTTtgcacttatcccttcacattgggcctGGTGGACCCggttattttggatttttgcaaAAGGTACGAAGTGTGCCTCGGGAAAATCTGCGCGTCCATATGGAGGTCTCCGAGCTGTTTTTTAGGgcggccgtagccttttaagtttaggcactacctaataggttttgtgcctctgGGTTTTGATAACCCGAGTTGACCGAATGTATTTcagacgacagtccccgagtgggggtagcccttgggctcggataggggtagcccttaggcttgatagtccccgagtagggatagcccttaggctcgatgcTTTAAGAAGCAAAAATATGTAATAGCAAGGTacaaactttctttcatttttgtgtGTAAAGTACAAGATTGAAAGCGTGTAAAAGCTTGTATTATGGCTAAGGTGGCCtactgatctcgtccaatttcacacctcaattcaaggttatgaaacggtcgaaTGCAATGATAGtgcccaacaagagtcggggtcgattttcacagggagctatatatgggagttaggagtatatattgtagtatgtgaatttgattatctcaatttacacttccacaaatttgAGTTGTTTTTAAGTCTAGTTTAAAACTAAGAGTGCAAGgtgagaaataaaactaagaaattatttttgttgtttttgaagttttgtaaaaagcctagggttatgaccatcgcctaggtgtttgcctaatgggatataaaccttaatgcatgttttattgatcggggtgtattatagttcTTAACACTCAAttatccactcaatacctcttggtcagagagtggtttttcccaatttggctttctcaagtccaaatgggtattgcataaaacggttgataaaagctcaagtcgggttatttctatctctaggttgaaccctttaattggaatTATCAATCTTTCGATTGacctaatttcttgttagccaagtttttctagactaagtctctctttttcaagtagagaccaagtcaaataggcataaactaatatttgcaaccattaattccacaaattaaagcatgaacaaggctaaataataaatacccaaccataaagaagcaataaattaaacacccataaggtttacacactagggttgggtcacaaccttagtaaaaatctagctactcatgcttgaaattaaagaaaaagaagaaaaaatgataattaaactcatatttcaAGATTAAAATGATAGAGTCTGtgttaaaatagctcaaaatatgaaaaactactaaaaaaagtaaaaaaaatggctactgtagctgctgatgtcaaacGTTGACCTAatattgtgaaactcgtctatttatacaaggctagaaatttaggacaaaaatgcccttcgggaagttctgcggccgtacaattccatgtgcggtccgtacttttctTCAACTTATCAGGACTGGAAGTCTGCGGTAgcataattctgatctgcggccgcaaagcactctttctgcggtccacacttttacCTGTACGGCCGCACTTGATCTTCTGCGATCCGCGCTTTTACTCCTGCGGCCGCACTTTTGATGGACTTGGAATGCATATGCATACTCTCTGAACTTTGCTCCTGGACCAACTTTTGTGGTCGCACAATTCATGTGaggaccgcactttgcaccaaaCTCTGCTGGCTTTTCCTTCATCATCTGCGGtcgcagatgatattctgtggTCCACACTTttgagcttctgtgccttttatgtccttgagtttagattgctcctttttgagttagattgCATCTCGAgagttcatcttccaatattcctgcaattaagcatattttattagttttcgggaacacaattaaacgcttttgtactaaaataaaagctaaaaagcgctaataagtagtcaaaatcctcacttatcaCCTACGTTGGCATggttcacttgaccgtttggcccttataataaatcctaaccaccgagcctaggctattcaagcacaaagtttctttATTTCCTTGATAAGAAGCttgacccgagggtgatggcccccagtatttgagATCAATCTTGAGAGTGATCGGATATTGTCGATGAGACCACTGACTCCGATTTAAAATaggtcttcgattctaagttagcacgatttactgttgcctcgtgaaaaccttgccggaaagcccatttgggacaaaccggttcaagggaaaaggAGTGCAACGCTTGCTTTCATACCTAATAGTCACATTCTCCTTTTGTTGTTGCCtacaagtgttagtccaattcaaaatattataaaaaggTGAATGAGATCGTATCTTAACAGTAGTACCGCTTCAAGTGTGTAATGTTTTAGTTGTTCAGTAGTTGTGCGTCgtttcctgcttcgagtttgtacgagcCTTTATCGGTAATCCCAATGACtctatatggtccttcccaattcggcccCAGCTTCCCCTCATTCGAGTTTCGTGTGTGCAGTattacttttcttaacaccaagtaaGTGTCgtaggttggctcttcggttgtaatacctttctatcCGCTATTtctgggcggccaatcggactagggcggcctcgcgcctttcatccaacaattccaggctcgtgctcatggcctcaccgttTGATTCTTCGATCGCATATCAAAACTTGAAGCTTGGTTCTCCCACTTCGACCAGTATTAGTgcttcggcaccgtagaccaatgaaaatggagtggccccagtactagattttgaggttgtacggtatgcccacaagatttcgggcagaatttccttccattttcctttggcatcggttagccttttctttaggttttggagtatggtcttgtttgttgattccgtATGCCCGTTCTCGCTAGGGTCATTAggtgttgacaagatctttttgatcttgTGGTGCTCGAAAAATTTGTTtgccttgctgccgatgaacagcttcccattatcacacactATGTCGGCCGGTATCctgaaccggcatattatgtggtcccaaatgaattcAACGACTTATTTTTCCCTGACCTTCTCGAACGCTTGAACTtcgacccacttagaaaaataatcggtcataaacaatatgaattgagccttaTCAGGTGCCCACGACAGGGGACCagcaatgtccattccccacgcCATGAATgccaaggtgacaagaccgaatgtagtagctctctgggttgatggatcatcagtGCATGCCTCTGACAGTCGTCGCATTTTCATACATAGttctttgcatctttctccatgcCGATCCAGTAATATCCGGCCCTGATTATCTTACGAATTAAAGATTCCGCCCTCGAATGGTTTCCGCAGGTGCCtccgtgaacttccctcaaaacatattcggtaTCTCCAGGACCTAAGCATATGGCAAGCgggccatcgaacattcttctgaacaGAGTACTTTCGGACAGGTTGAACCTGGCCGCCTTCGTgcgtagagctctcgattctttaggatctaaGGGTAGCTTCCcagtcttcaagtagtctatatacttgtttctccaatcccaagttaaacttgtcgagtttattttggcatggccttcttccactaccaatTTAATGAACTGTACGACCGTTCCTGAgctgaattcatcatcatcaaccgatgatcccaagttagcaagagCATCGATCTCACTATTTTGATCTTGGGGTACGTGTTGTacggtccattccttgaatcgatgcagctttacctgtaatttgtcaaaatacctttgcattcgtgCTTGACTTCAGACTGAGTCCTCCTCTTCTATTTAACtgggtggaacttcggatccaagctcagcttatgagtggttatctctggcgggatccctgtcatatcaagatagAACCAAGCGaagcaatctatgttagctataaggaatttaatgagttcTTTCCTGAGCTCgagagttaaccccgtgcccaggtataccttctgattaggcaagtgttcgatcaatatgacttgcttcagctcctcgaccgttgatttggtggcatcagaatcgTCAGGGGTGATGAACGACCTAGGAACTttgtaatcatcatcctcgcctgcTTCTTGCTTCTCCGATTCGGTTGGGGCCggtgtcggtgattgctatttagcttcTTCCTTCCCTGTCGGCTCCgtgttctttgatgtcgagagtgcagacaccgggatcacctcatcgaccacAAATATTTCTTTTGTGGTCGGCTGCTCTCCGTAAACCATCTTGATCCCTCCCAGTGTGGGGAACTTTAGtgcctggtgtagtgtcgagggtagtgccctcatgttgtgaatccatggccttccaaatagagcattatatcttatatccccttcaatcacatagaactttgtttcctgaatggtCCCGTCGGTGTTCATCGGCAGGGTTATCTCTCCTTTAGTAGTTTCAcacgccatgttgaatccgtttaaaacccGAACTGtaggcactatttggtcttgtagatcCTACTGAtctatgaccctcgatctgatgatattggacgagctacctggatcaattaacacacacttaactcgagatttatttatgagtacagatattaccagggCATTATTATgtggttgcacgatgccttcaacgtcctcatcgttgaaagagaTGGTTCCCTCCGGTatataatctcgggttcatttttcccttgtgatggacaccttagtgcgctTTAGCACTGGTCCATAGAGAGGGGGGTGGGGCGtcgactccaccaatgatcatgttaatgacgtgctgaggttctttTTGTTCggtttgttggagtccctattcctgaagtgattttttgctcgatcactcagaaattcctaGAGATGCACGTTATTGAATAATCGTgccacttcttctcttagttGCCAACAGTCCTCGGTCTTGtgtccatgagtgccatgatacttacacatcaggttagGGTCGGACTGTAATAGccgaggccacttggtatctttgatgcgcccgatggCGTACACGATGCTGGCAGCATCGACATTTAAGTTATATTCCAATAATCTCGGTGCCTCCATGGTCACGAGTGGCCTGTCgaaaccgtttttgctcatgagtccccggctaTTATGGCCTCGATCATTCCGTTTTTCGTTTCTCGCAAGGTTACGCCCATATCTGCTACCCCTTCGATCTCCGCTATACGATTGATACCTGTCTCTGTTCGGTCTTAGTTCATGATCGATGGATCTCTTAGACCTGTCGTTAGTTCTGATTGGATAGAGGGGGCTCCAAGCTGATCATCCTTGACTCTGATTTTCAATTGAAACCTGTTATGGACGTCGGCCGAGGTTACCGCAGGGTATttgataagtgaggattttgactactttTAATGCCTTTTAGCTTTAGTTTTAGTCTAAAATCATTGAATTGTGTTTGTGCAACTAATGAAAttatgcaaaattgcaggaatgctagaagttggtctcccgagatgaaatccgactaaaaaagaAGTAGTCCGAAGGAAAAGGCTATAAAGGCCgtagaagcacaaatgtgcggtccgcagaagaaattacGGACTGctgaattccatctgcggccgcaaacaaagaGCAAACATCTAGCAGACATTtgcgcaaagtgcggaccgcacatgaattgtgcggccgcaaagctgggctaagagttgaagatcagagagtatgcaaaaagaccaagtccaggagcCTCTGTGAATTGCGGACAAcataagaattgtgcggccatagaagagtgccttgcggccgcagtccTAAATCTGCAGACCGCAAAAGAGTTGCCTTGCGGCCACAGTCCAGAAATGTGCGAACGTAGAAGAATGCCTCGCGGCCTCAGTTCAGAAATGTGCAGCCGCATAACTCTAGATCCTGCCAAATGaagaaatatgcggaccgcacatggaattgtgcgaccacagaacctcccgaggggcatttttgtccgagatttttagccttgtataaatagaataattttcaaaattaggtcaagtttgaatcTCTGAAGCtgttgtagccatttttctttactattttagGACGTTTTACTTTTctttggtgtatttacaatatatttaatcgttttaagcttccattatgagtttaattagtttttcttccttattttcttcaaacctcattatgagtagctagacttttactagggttgtgaccaacCCTAGtttgtaaaccttatgggtatctaatttagtacctgtttatgattgggtgttgattatttagcctagttcatgcttcaattttagaattaattgttgcaaacattgattcatgcctatttgacttagtctctacttaagAAAGAGAGATCTAGTATAGGATAACTttgctaacaagaaattgggtcaatcgagagattgattaatccaattaaagggttcaacctagagatagtaataacccgacttgagcttttatcaattattttgggtgatacccatttgatcttgagaaagccaaagtgggcaaaaccactctctgaccgagagatattgagtgggtaatttagagttgatagctataatacatccCAATCAACagaacaagcattaaagtctttatcccattaggtaaacacctaggtcatggtcacatccctagaCTTTTTATCTATTTGGAAAAATCGTAAAAACAATTATCCCtagtcttatttatttatttttgcaatcatcagagtaaaattagaaatagaaaataaatccttattgttgaagtGCAATCTAGAAAATCTAATTGCTTAATTCGAAATATATAACCCTAACTCCTATCTTACCTCCctatggattcgaccccgactcttagttgggtttctattattgcatacgatcgtttcatacctcttttgaggtgtgctttgGACGTGATCAGTATTATATCAAATTGTGATTCATTCGCTGTGAAGCCAAAGAGTtttgggggttgagtccttgagtgaatgcctgaacgggcccaatcgtccgcaacctaaggcaggtccattcgttccatttgaaatctcgACACGAATTACCTGAGCAtttcgttatctctttgttttactttgaaaaggtctcaTTTTCTGGTcacgaccttgatggccccggcatgcTCTTTTACAAAGGcatatgcaagcatagcaaacgaattAATAGAATtaaggggtaagttgtgataccatatcattgcttctTTTGACGAGATTTCTCCAAACTTTTTCAACAAAaccgactcgatttcgtcatcttctaagtCGTTTCCCTTAATGGCAGGAGGTTACGTGCTCGTTTGGATCCGTGATTCCGTTATATTTCGGAATTTTGGGCATACAGAACTTCAGGATTGGCTTCGGTTCCACGctcgggggaaaggcttttggacaaatttcttggaatccaggcctttcaagaTCGAAGGTGCTCTTGGAATTTGATCAACTTTGGAGTTATAAgtctccacttttttatcgttggcttcaatcttcttctcccccgattccacccgctttgtcagttcctcaagtatttttattatttcggggttggTCCCGGGCTCAACTTTACCCAGCATTCCCGTGACTTGTTCATTTCTTCGGGTATTTTCTtgggatggttcgggctcaactctgctaggggtgcggctttggttctgcaactgggctatctcCGTTTGTTGAGTTTGTACCATTTTGAAGATCACTCGCAGATTGATCTTGTTGCCTTCACCGTCATGCGTACCCCGAGTTGTTGATCAGGCTCCTCCGCTAATGCTGTTCTCGGGGTCGGTCGGCAGGTTTGCATCGATGTCCACATATGAGTTAGAATCGATCGGGTCCGCAACTGGGACTCCATTGGGGTCAACAGGGGGCACCTAGGTACTATATTGTTATTTtcgccatggtggccagactcggcatcaacgttcaagtgagcagattgagagtttgacattcttaagttgacctgaaattaaaatctcaaaaaaCAAGTGTAAAACAGAGTGCGTTAtggaaatttatatcaaattaccactattatccttatccccacggtgggcgtcaaactgcttacccttaaaaatggataacaattaaatttatatgcggttttaaggatatgtggactaattcaatacaagtgattaatgacATTAGATAAGCAGATAAAAGATAGAGTAAATAGCCAAACCAATGATGATAGTGAGTCCGGGCTCGGTTAAAGGCTTAACAAGAATCCTGCCTTCGGTTTCGAGCCAACATTTATGAAAAACTTTTCAACGAAAGCAAGAACTTTGAATAGCAGAGAGAACAGATGTATATTGCCTTGGTGTGTGTGTTACAGTGTGCCTAATGAATAACTAGCTTcacatttatatagtaggggagttttaccctaagtacaattctaagaaaggtaaaatcTTCTTTTTCGCTAATCATTGATCCACCACCGATGCAGGCCGAGATTCACGCTGTGATATCCGGTTGGATACGGATATCACGACCCTCCATTAATTGTTCACGGCAATTTGGTAATGCTTTCCGAGGTAGTGGAACTCTAACCGGACCCGGGTGCATGGTCTCGATGGTTCCGAGGGTAGGTGTTTTGCCCGGGCCTTGACGCGAGAGGCTCCTGGCCTCGATTCCGACTCCTCATAGTCATATCCTTGCCTCATTTGCTTTACCGGAAAATTGGGGTACTCGTTAGCCTCGGTTTTACCCATACACATACAGGAAATAATAATTTACAGAATGGACACTATGTCGTGCATTTGCCTCACATTCCCTCtccaaaggaagaaaaaaaaaggagataGAGAGAAGGGGAAAAAAAGGCAAAGGGAAGGTTGCGTTATCCCAAAGAGGAAATATTTGTTTAAAAAATCCAGAACTCAACTAAACGCATCAAGTTTCAGTGGGAAGTGCTATATGGAGTATTATGAACTTCAAGATAGTTTTGTCATCGAAAATAACTAATCTACCTCCGCACAATGGGCAATGTTGGCTAGATTAGAATTGGATTTCAGTCAAATCTGAATGTATACAGTATGTAGATAGGGTTGGATACTGAACTTTAATAAGTGTATCCAATTAGTGGATATTTTTTTCTGTACGGCAAAATATTGCGGGATACACGAGGGAAAGATCTAAAATTTTAAGCTACTGTAAGAGCCATATTGCCACTGTAATGTTAGATTACTTCAGAGCTAAGTTACTCGGATTCGGGTGCAggtgtccgacacgggtgcggatccAAAGATCGGATCCTTCATGGTCTAAATTTTAGGATTCGAGGATACGGATCTAGATATAGGTACGGGTACGGAGATTCggcaaaaataaattaaaaatctagAAATATAGTTATAGAGATATGCATAATTATGAGAGATTATATGGAAAACTTACGTGTAACTTGTGCCTTGTAGAGTGTAGTAACTGAGTCATTTAGTTTTCAAGTTGTAGGCAGGCACATAGACACTCTCCAAAATAGcatgattcattaatttttcTACAACTCACACAACAAAGTATTAAAATAAGTTATTATAAACTTGTTGAAAtataacaaataaaagttataaagagATTTAAAGATACAAAAGAAATGAAACATACCTTTGGAAGTTAGAACTTAGAACTAAATAGACTAACATATATTCAAGAGTCACTATTCAAAAGTTTTAAATAATTAGCTATTCAAATTAAGTTACTCAAATGACCACCAAAAAGTCTTACAGAAATTGTAAGTTCACAAGTTCATAGACAAAAAATAAGTACATAGCATACACATTTAAACTACGCTAGACTTGTCACTTGAAACATTGTGCATGAGTACATTCTATTCAAAGGTCATCTTCCTCAATCTCTTCAATGTCAACTTCTTGCAAATCTTGAACTTCCTCTTCAAAGAAGACTCCTTCTAGTTGAGGTTCGTCTATTGACAATTCAACTAGATCATTGATACTTTCATCAATATTAAAATAATTCCCACCTAAAATAACACCAAAATAAATTTAGAAGATTGTGAAAGGAACTTATCATGCTAAAGAAATTactcaagaaatatcaaatcatggATATGTATGTATACGGATATACCTAAATCCCAATATTTGCTTGGACCACTTGTATACTTTTCCTTTCTTCGAGAGAGCAAGCGAAGATTATAATAGATAAAAGTGGAGCATTTACACCATGGTTAGCCCACCAAGATAAAGACTCCTCATACCCCATAGCATCAATTACATGAGGCTCACCAAAGTAACCATTCCCACAACAAAATACCCCATACTCCAAAGAAGCTTTCTTTAAATCATTCGGATCCTTGAAATATCTTTGAAAGCATTTGAGCCTATTTTGTGAAATCTCTATATCTTCATTAGGAGCAAGTCTTCTTAACCCGTTGCTTTCACCTTTAAGCCATGACTCATGATAATATTTCGGAACCAATGAATGTTCCATGCGATGCAATGGAGTATTACTCTTATTCCACCTTGCCACAAGAATTCCTTGAATTGTAGCAAAAAAATTCGATTGGCCGGTAATAAGATCTTTCCCCTCATGCTCAAATACAATCACCTTCACCTTTTCAATCATTGTATCCCACATATCGTAAATAAGGTGCAATTTTGGACAATCAAGGTCGGCACTTCTAAGCATGGATACAATTGGCTCCGTACAACTCAACAAGTATTCAATAGTATCCCACCATTCATCATCCATCACAAGAGATTTTATTTCGCGCGCTTTAGCTTCAATTACTTTATCTCCTTTATAATTCTTCCATTCGTCATCCATCACCATTTTTTCCAATGACGATTTAACTCTATGAATACGAGAAGTCATAATAATATGGGAAGCAAATCTTGTTTCCGCAACTTTCAACAAAGATAACTCCGAATACTTTTGAAAAATGGCAAGCGCCATGTCGTGATTCATCACAAAATTCTTTAAGCTACTCACTTGACCAATCAACTTTAATATCCATTCGCAATTTTTTAAAGTGAGTTGATTTTTTTGAAGGTTGACACATACTTTTTAAAGCAAGATTCAAACAATGAACAACACATGGTGTCCAAAATATGTGCGGAAAAGTTTGCTCAACAATAGAACCGGCAAGCTTCATATTACCTGCATTATCAGTGATAACTTGGACAACATTCTCTGCATCGACATCTTCTATGGCTTTAATAAATAACTTAGCAATATATTCACCATCCTTAATAATCCCACTTGAATTGATTGATTTTAAGAATATTGGTCCGCCACTAGATGCTCCCATTATATTTATCAATGGTCGCCTTTTAATATCTGACCATCCATCCGAACAAATCGACAATCCTTTTCTTTTCCATGTATCTTTAATAGGTTGTAGTTTTCTATTAATATGAGCCTTTTCTTGGGCCAAAAGAATTGTTCTTAACCTATTAAAAGTTGGTGGAACATAACCAGGCAAAGAATTTGCTGCCAAAAACTCTGAATATTTTTTATAGTAAGGAGAAGTTGCAAGGTTAAATGATAAACCTGATGCGTAGAACATACGAGCCGCCAACTTGTCGGCAATGTTTCTGTTACAAATGTTAAAAGATTTCTCTAGTGCTCCACCATTTGaaccttttatttttttcagttgTGATAAGTCTGAGCCTTCCGGTAGAGATACATAATCTGCCTTTTTTCTTGCATTCAGTTGTGCGTCAGTTTTTTTCTTTTCAGCTTCTTCGTTCTCCATCTTCAATGTTGCACATACTTCATGAGTAATCTCTTTGCATATAGCAACGCCATGATCAGAGATCTTTAGAAGATGTGCTTTAACTTTAGAATATGAACCAGTAACTTGTTTATTGCAAAAATTACAAGACCACACTCTGTTTTCACCTCCATTAGGAGGAACTGAAAGAACTTTAACATGATTCCATAAGGGTTTGTCATCAAAATCTGATGCAACACTTTTTGTTGGTCTTGAAATGCCTTTTTCTTTTTGTAAGCCAGACTTTATAAAAGTGGAGCATTTACACCATGGTTAGCCCACCAAGATAAGGACTCCTCATACCCCATAGCATCAATTATATGAGGCTCACCAAAGTAACCATTCCCATAACAAAATGCCCCATACACCAAAGAAGCTTTCTTTAAATCATTCGGATCCTTGAAATATCTTTGAAAGCATTTGAGCCTATTTTGTGAAATCTCTATATCTTCATTAGGAGCAAGTCTTCTTAACCCGTTGCTTTCACCTTTAAGCCATGACTCATGATAATATTTCGGAACCAATGAATGTGCCATGCAATGCAATGGAGTATTACTCTTATTCCACCTTGCCACAAGAATTCCTTGAATTGTAGCAAAAAAATTCGATTGGCCGGTAATAAGATCTTTCCCCTCATGCTCAAATACaatcaccttcaccttttccATCATTGTATCCCACATGTCGTAAATAAGGTGCAATTTTGGACAATCAAGGTCGGCACTTCTAAGCATGGATACAATTGGCTCCGTACACCATAGCAAGTATTCAATAGTATCCCACCATTCATCATCCATCACAAGAGATTTTATTTCGCGCGCTTTAGCTTCAATTACTTTATCTCCTTTATAATTCTTCCATTCGTCATCCATCACCATTTTTTCCAATGACGATTTAACTCTATCAATACGAGAAGTCATAATAATATGGGAAGCAAATCTTGTTTCTGCAACTTTCAACAAAGATAACTCCGAATACTTTTGAAAACTGGCAAGCGCCATGTCGTGATTCACCACAAAATTCTTTAAGCTAC containing:
- the LOC138905406 gene encoding uncharacterized protein codes for the protein MALAIFQKYSELSLLKVAETRFASHIIMTSRIHRVKSSLEKMVMDDEWKNYKGDKVIEAKAREIKSLVMDDEWWDTIEYLLSCTEPIVSMLRSADLDCPKLHLIYDMWDTMIEKVKVIVFEHEGKDLITGQSNFFATIQGILVARWNKSNTPLHRMEHSLVPKYYHESWLKGESNGLRRLAPNEDIEISQNRLKCFQRYFKDPNDLKKASLEYGVFCCGNGYFGEPHVIDAMGYEESLSWWANHGVNAPLLSIIIFACSLEERKSGNYFNIDESINDLVELSIDEPQLEGVFFEEEVQDLQEVDIEEIEEDDL